From Anaerococcus urinomassiliensis:
TTTTTGTAAAACTCTTCTTTGTATTCCAAGAACCTATCTTCCATTATAGCTTGTCTAATATTTTCGCAAAGTTTTAATAAGAAATACAGGTTGTGATAGCTTAGTAGCCTTGCACCAAGAATTTCATTAACGTTTACCAAATGTCTTAGATAAGCTCTACTGTAGTTTTTGCAAGTATAGCAATCACACTCATGGTCAAGTGGTGTAAAATCATCCTTGAAAGATGCGTTTTTTACAACTAATCTACCTTCTGATGTTAGAGCCGTACCATGTCTTGCCATTCTTGTAGGAAGTACACAATCGGCCATATCAATACCTGCTTGGTAGGATTCAAACAAATAGTCAGGAGTCCCTACTCCCATGTTGTATCTAGGCTTGTTCTCTGGTAAAAGAGGTGTTGTAAAGTTTAGGATGTCTATCATTTCTTCCTTTGTCTCACCTACTGATAGACCACCTATTGAAAATCCATCAAAATCCATAGCTGTGGTTTCAATTACAGATTTTTCCCTTAGATCCTTAAACAAACCACCTTGGACTATGCCAAAAAGTGATTGGTCTTTGTGAGAATGTTCTTTGTGATAATCTAAGCCTCTCTTAGCCCATCTTATTGTTCGCTCCATAGATTGCTTAACATAGTCATAGTCAGCTCTTGCATCTACACATTCATCAAAACTCATCATAATATCAGAATGAATGTCATTTTGGATTTCTATTGATTTTTCAGGGGTAAAAAAGTGTTTAGAGCCATCAATATGACTTCTAAATTCCACTCCATTTTCATTTATTTTTCTCATATCAGATAATGAAAAAACTTGAAATCCACCAGAGTCTGTGAGTATTGGGCCATCCCAGTTCATAAACTGGTGAAGGCCACCAGCTTTTTTCATAATATCCATGCCTGGCTTTAGATATAGATGATAAGTATTGCCAAGGATAATCTTGGCATCCATTTCTTTTAAATCTTCTACAGTCATAGTCTTAACTGTTCCAAGCGTTCCTACCGGCATAAAGATTGGAGTAGGTATATCTCCGTGTTCAGTGTGGATCACACCTACTCTAGCATTGGAATATTTGTCCTTTTTTATTAATTCATATGTTAAAGCCATATTACTCCTTAGTGAATAAACATTGCATCGCCAAAGCTAAAAAACCTATATTTATTATCTACGGCGTATTTATAGGTGTCTAAAATCATTTCTCTTGATGTAAATGCAGCTACTAGCATAACTAGGGTTGATTTTGGCAAGTGGAAATTTGTTATGAAAGCATCTACCACCTTATATTCAAAACCTGGATAGATAAATATATCTGTCCAGCCTGAATCTTCAGTAATTTTCCCACACTTTTTATAAACTGACTCTAAAGTTCTAATACTTGTTGTACCAGTTGCTATAACCCTATGACCAGATTCACGTGCCTCATTTATAATATCAGCAGTTTCTCGAGACAAAGTGTAAAACTCGCTGTGCATTTTGTGCTCGTTCACATCTTCTACACTTACTGGTCTAAAAGTCCCAAGCCCTACATCTAATGTTAAATATGCAAGCTTGATGCCCTTTTCTTCAATCTCATCTAATAAATCTTTTGTAAAGTGAAGACCAGCAGTTGGTGCTGCAACAGATCCTGGATTTTTTGAATATACTGTTTGATACTCCTCAGCTTCTTTTAGCTCTTCTTTAATATATGGAGGTAAAGGAACATTTCCAAGCTTATCAAGGATCTCATTAAATATTCCTTCATAAGAGAATTCTATAATTCTGTTTCCGTCTTCTTTTATATCCTTTACAATACCTGAAAGCTCATCTGAAAAAATAACTTTTGTTCCAATTTTCATCTTTTTTCCAGGACGAACTAAACATTCCCAGGTTTTTCCTTCAGTATTATGAAGCAAAAATACCTCTATGGATTCTTCTTTGTCCTCTCTATGGCCAAAAAGCCTGGCGGGTATAACCCTAGTATCATTCATTACTAGAACGTCTCCTGGATTTAAATAATCTATAATATCATAGAAGTACTTATCACTAACATCTCCAGTTTCTTTATCTAAGACGAGAAGCCTAGCGTGGTCTCTTTTTTCTGCTGGGTGTTGAGCTATAAGCTCTTCAGGTAAATAATAATCAAAATCGTCTGTTTTCATCTATTCCTCGTATCTTAATCCATAATGTTCATAAGCTTTTCTAGTTAAGACTCTTCCTCTAGGGGTCCTAGTTAAAAATCCAATTTGAAGCAAATATGGTTCGTAAACATCTTCTATAGTAACATTTTCTATTCCTGTTGATGCTGCTATTGTGTCTATACCAACAGGGCCTCCATTAAAACTACTATACATGGTAAGTACTATCTTCTTATCCATAGGATCTAATCCCATTTCATCTATTTCTAGGAGTTTGAGACCTTCCATACTAGTTTCATGGTCAATTATGTGATCTTTTTTTACAATAGCATAATCTCTTACTCTTTTTAATAATCTATTAGCAATTCTTGGTGTACCTCTAGATCTTTTTGCAATCTCATAGGCCCCTTTGTCGTCGATTTCTATATCCAAAATATTTGCCGATCTTTTAATAATTGTCGTAAGATCTTCAGCTGTGTAAAGATTTAATGAAAGCATTACCCCAAATCTGTCTCTTAATGGAGCAGAGAGCATACCAGATCTAGTAGTAGCACCTATTAGGGTAAACTTTTCTAGGTCGATTCTTATAGATTGTGCATTTGGTCCCTTTCCTACAATAATATCTAGTACAAAATCTTCCATAGCAGAATATAAAATTTCTTCAACAGACCTATTGATTCTATGAATTTCGTCTATGAATAATACATCACCATAGGATAGGTTGGTAAGTATACTTGCAAGATCTGATGGTCTTTCTATAGCCGGTCCACTTGTCACCCTTATATTTACACCTAATTCATTAGCTATGATGGTGGAAAGTGTAGTTTTTCCCAGACCTGGTGGTCCTTGCAAAAGAACGTGGTCAAGTGGTTCCTTCCTTGATAAGGATGATTCTATGAAAATTTCTAGTTTTTCCTTAACTTTATCTTGACCTA
This genomic window contains:
- the tgt gene encoding tRNA guanosine(34) transglycosylase Tgt yields the protein MALTYELIKKDKYSNARVGVIHTEHGDIPTPIFMPVGTLGTVKTMTVEDLKEMDAKIILGNTYHLYLKPGMDIMKKAGGLHQFMNWDGPILTDSGGFQVFSLSDMRKINENGVEFRSHIDGSKHFFTPEKSIEIQNDIHSDIMMSFDECVDARADYDYVKQSMERTIRWAKRGLDYHKEHSHKDQSLFGIVQGGLFKDLREKSVIETTAMDFDGFSIGGLSVGETKEEMIDILNFTTPLLPENKPRYNMGVGTPDYLFESYQAGIDMADCVLPTRMARHGTALTSEGRLVVKNASFKDDFTPLDHECDCYTCKNYSRAYLRHLVNVNEILGARLLSYHNLYFLLKLCENIRQAIMEDRFLEYKEEFYKKYGYL
- the queA gene encoding tRNA preQ1(34) S-adenosylmethionine ribosyltransferase-isomerase QueA, with protein sequence MKTDDFDYYLPEELIAQHPAEKRDHARLLVLDKETGDVSDKYFYDIIDYLNPGDVLVMNDTRVIPARLFGHREDKEESIEVFLLHNTEGKTWECLVRPGKKMKIGTKVIFSDELSGIVKDIKEDGNRIIEFSYEGIFNEILDKLGNVPLPPYIKEELKEAEEYQTVYSKNPGSVAAPTAGLHFTKDLLDEIEEKGIKLAYLTLDVGLGTFRPVSVEDVNEHKMHSEFYTLSRETADIINEARESGHRVIATGTTSIRTLESVYKKCGKITEDSGWTDIFIYPGFEYKVVDAFITNFHLPKSTLVMLVAAFTSREMILDTYKYAVDNKYRFFSFGDAMFIH
- the ruvB gene encoding Holliday junction branch migration DNA helicase RuvB, with protein sequence MYDENERIVGSNELKEDLTNENSIRPKWLSEYIGQDKVKEKLEIFIESSLSRKEPLDHVLLQGPPGLGKTTLSTIIANELGVNIRVTSGPAIERPSDLASILTNLSYGDVLFIDEIHRINRSVEEILYSAMEDFVLDIIVGKGPNAQSIRIDLEKFTLIGATTRSGMLSAPLRDRFGVMLSLNLYTAEDLTTIIKRSANILDIEIDDKGAYEIAKRSRGTPRIANRLLKRVRDYAIVKKDHIIDHETSMEGLKLLEIDEMGLDPMDKKIVLTMYSSFNGGPVGIDTIAASTGIENVTIEDVYEPYLLQIGFLTRTPRGRVLTRKAYEHYGLRYEE